One Chryseobacterium wanjuense genomic region harbors:
- the fsa gene encoding fructose-6-phosphate aldolase has product MKFFIDTANLAMIEEANALGILDGVTTNPSLMAKEGISGKENILNHYLTICDIVDGDVSAEVIGITYDEMIKEGEELAALHPQIVVKVPIIKDGIKAIKYFSQKGIRTNCTLIFSAGQALLAAKAGATYVSPFLGRLDDVSTDGLNLIEEIRTIYDNFGFETQILAASVRHSMHIINCAKIGADVVTCPLPPILSLLKHPLTDSGLEQFIKDSQKMK; this is encoded by the coding sequence ATGAAATTTTTTATAGACACAGCCAACCTTGCTATGATAGAAGAAGCCAATGCTTTGGGTATTCTTGATGGCGTTACGACCAATCCTTCTCTCATGGCTAAAGAAGGAATTTCCGGAAAAGAGAATATTCTTAATCATTACCTTACAATCTGCGATATCGTAGATGGCGACGTAAGTGCCGAAGTTATCGGAATCACTTATGATGAAATGATTAAAGAAGGAGAAGAGTTAGCAGCACTACATCCTCAAATTGTAGTAAAAGTTCCCATCATCAAAGACGGAATTAAAGCGATCAAATATTTTTCCCAAAAAGGAATAAGAACAAATTGTACCTTGATTTTTTCTGCGGGACAGGCTCTTTTGGCAGCTAAAGCCGGAGCTACGTATGTTTCACCCTTTTTAGGCAGATTGGACGATGTTTCTACGGACGGATTAAATTTAATTGAAGAAATCAGAACCATTTATGATAATTTCGGATTCGAAACACAGATTTTGGCAGCTTCCGTAAGACATAGCATGCACATTATCAATTGTGCAAAAATAGGTGCAGATGTTGTTACCTGTCCTTTGCCACCCATTTTGTCATTGCTGAAACATCCCTTAACAGACAGCGGTCTGGAGCAGTTTATAAAAGATTCACAAAAAATGAAATAA
- a CDS encoding alpha-glucuronidase: protein MQHFRLYIILFLIIPFTVFAEDGSQLWLRFPAKNGISADKILSKGNNPTLQIAKKELINYWQGQEIELRTDKSLKNLKGGYTIKSVQNKLVISAEKEIGLLYGVYHILRLQQTKSSITNLDITEKPSYDVRILNHWDNLDGTIERGYAGHSLWKWEDLPNTISPRYEEYARVNASIGINAAVLNNVNASPNMLRKDYLEKVKVLADIFRPYGIKVYLSVNFSSPKVLGGLENSDPLNREVQKWWKDKAAEIYKLIPDFGGFLVKANSEGQPGPQDYGRTHADGANMMADVLKPYGGIVMWRAFVYSPSKEDRAKQAYLEFVPLDGKFRDNVIIQIKNGPVDFQPREAFNPLFGALRKTPEMVEFQITQEYLGQANHLVYLAPLFKETLDSDTYSDGKNSTIAKITDGTLRPHTLTAIAGVANIGEDKNWTGHHFAQANWYAFGRLAWNHDLTSEQIADEWLKMTFNDDEKFLKPVKEMMLTSRETAVDYMMPLGLHHIFAGGHHYGPEPWGDYKGGRPDWSPVYYHQANQQGIGFDRTKSGSNAVANYFPPLNDIYGNIKTCPENLILWFHHVPWNYQMKDGKTLWEELSYKYDTGVKNVREYQKDWDKVQPFVDEERFQHIQAKLKIQARDAVWWKDACLLYFQTFSKMPIPYDIERPVYELDDLKKIKLNMGHHN from the coding sequence ATGCAACATTTCAGGCTGTACATCATATTATTTTTAATAATTCCGTTCACGGTTTTTGCAGAAGACGGAAGTCAGCTTTGGCTTCGGTTTCCCGCGAAAAATGGAATTTCAGCAGATAAGATTTTATCCAAAGGAAACAATCCAACTTTACAAATTGCTAAAAAAGAATTAATAAATTATTGGCAAGGTCAGGAAATTGAGCTTCGTACGGATAAATCATTGAAAAATTTAAAAGGAGGGTATACGATAAAATCGGTTCAGAACAAATTGGTTATTTCTGCCGAAAAGGAAATCGGATTGCTTTACGGAGTCTATCATATTTTACGTTTACAGCAGACGAAATCATCCATTACCAATCTTGATATTACGGAAAAACCTTCGTATGACGTCAGAATCCTTAATCATTGGGATAATCTGGACGGAACAATTGAGCGTGGTTATGCCGGACATTCGCTTTGGAAATGGGAAGATTTGCCAAACACCATTTCGCCGAGATATGAAGAATATGCTAGAGTTAATGCTTCGATTGGAATTAATGCGGCCGTTCTCAATAATGTGAATGCATCTCCGAATATGCTCAGAAAAGACTATCTGGAAAAAGTAAAGGTGTTGGCAGATATTTTCAGACCTTACGGAATCAAAGTTTATTTATCTGTTAATTTTTCATCACCCAAAGTTTTAGGTGGATTGGAAAATTCTGACCCTTTAAATAGAGAGGTTCAGAAATGGTGGAAAGATAAAGCTGCAGAAATTTATAAATTAATTCCCGATTTCGGAGGATTTTTGGTTAAAGCCAATTCCGAAGGACAACCCGGACCGCAGGATTATGGAAGAACGCACGCAGACGGCGCCAATATGATGGCAGATGTTCTGAAACCTTACGGTGGAATCGTGATGTGGAGGGCTTTTGTTTACAGTCCAAGTAAAGAAGACCGTGCAAAACAGGCTTATCTGGAGTTTGTACCTCTTGATGGTAAATTTAGAGATAATGTCATTATTCAGATCAAAAATGGCCCCGTTGATTTTCAGCCCCGTGAAGCGTTCAATCCGCTTTTTGGAGCATTGAGAAAAACACCCGAAATGGTTGAATTCCAGATTACTCAGGAATATCTGGGGCAAGCTAATCATCTGGTTTATCTTGCACCATTGTTTAAGGAAACTTTAGATAGCGATACCTATTCTGATGGAAAAAATTCTACCATTGCTAAAATTACGGACGGTACTTTAAGGCCACATACATTAACAGCAATTGCAGGTGTTGCCAACATTGGAGAAGATAAAAACTGGACAGGTCATCATTTTGCACAGGCCAATTGGTATGCATTCGGACGTTTGGCGTGGAATCACGATCTGACTTCTGAACAGATTGCTGATGAATGGTTAAAAATGACGTTTAACGATGATGAAAAATTCCTCAAACCTGTAAAAGAAATGATGCTCACTTCAAGAGAAACAGCGGTAGATTACATGATGCCGCTTGGTCTTCATCATATTTTCGCAGGTGGACACCATTACGGGCCTGAACCGTGGGGAGATTACAAAGGCGGCAGACCAGACTGGTCGCCGGTGTATTATCATCAGGCGAATCAACAGGGAATCGGTTTCGACCGTACAAAATCAGGAAGTAATGCAGTGGCTAATTATTTCCCTCCATTAAACGACATCTATGGAAATATCAAAACCTGTCCGGAAAACCTTATTCTGTGGTTTCATCATGTTCCGTGGAATTATCAGATGAAAGACGGAAAAACCTTATGGGAAGAATTATCTTACAAATATGATACAGGCGTAAAAAACGTACGCGAATATCAAAAAGATTGGGACAAAGTGCAGCCTTTTGTTGATGAAGAACGATTTCAGCACATTCAGGCAAAATTAAAAATTCAGGCAAGAGATGCCGTTTGGTGGAAAGATGCCTGTCTGTTGTATTTCCAGACGTTTTCAAAAATGCCGATTCCTTATGACATTGAGCGCCCTGTTTATGAATTGGATGATTTGAAGAAGATTAAATTAAATATGGGACATCATAACTAA
- a CDS encoding glycoside hydrolase family 43 protein: protein MKKAKYLFPKDYMADPSVHVFEGKLYIYPSHDWESGMEENDNGDHFDMNDYHVFSLDDVENGEITDHGVVLSVKDIPWSGRQLWDCDVAYKNGKYYMYFPLKDKNDIFRIGVAVSDKPYGPFVPEKHPMMGSYSIDPCIFEENGKHYMYFGGIWGGQLQRYRNNKALESAILPNENEPAIPSKVVLLSDDMLEFGEEPKDVLILDENGNLLLHGDKHRFFEASWMHKYNGKYYFSYSTGDTHLICYATGDNPYGPFTFQGEILTPVVGWTTHHSIVEFKGKWYLFFHDSVPSEGKTWLRSMKVIELEYDSDGKIKTIEGLEE, encoded by the coding sequence ATGAAAAAAGCAAAATATCTATTCCCTAAAGATTATATGGCAGACCCTTCCGTACACGTTTTTGAAGGCAAATTGTACATTTACCCCTCTCACGACTGGGAAAGCGGAATGGAAGAAAATGACAACGGCGACCATTTTGATATGAATGATTATCATGTTTTTTCTTTAGACGATGTGGAAAACGGTGAGATTACGGATCATGGAGTTGTGCTTTCTGTGAAGGATATTCCCTGGTCGGGAAGACAGTTGTGGGATTGCGACGTGGCATATAAAAACGGCAAATATTATATGTATTTTCCTTTAAAAGATAAAAATGATATTTTCAGAATCGGTGTTGCAGTAAGCGATAAACCTTACGGACCGTTTGTTCCGGAGAAACACCCGATGATGGGAAGTTACAGCATCGACCCTTGTATTTTTGAAGAAAACGGAAAACATTATATGTATTTCGGTGGAATCTGGGGCGGACAACTACAACGCTACAGAAATAACAAAGCCCTTGAATCGGCCATTCTTCCTAATGAAAATGAACCGGCAATCCCTTCTAAAGTTGTTTTATTAAGCGATGATATGCTGGAATTCGGAGAAGAACCGAAAGACGTTCTGATTCTGGATGAAAATGGAAATCTTCTGCTTCACGGTGACAAACACCGATTTTTTGAAGCCTCATGGATGCACAAATACAACGGCAAATATTATTTTTCATATTCTACCGGCGACACGCATTTGATTTGTTATGCAACAGGAGACAATCCTTATGGTCCATTTACTTTTCAGGGAGAAATTTTAACACCTGTCGTTGGATGGACAACCCATCACAGTATTGTTGAATTTAAGGGGAAATGGTATCTGTTCTTCCATGATTCTGTTCCAAGCGAAGGAAAAACCTGGCTCAGAAGTATGAAAGTTATTGAACTTGAGTACGACAGCGACGGTAAAATTAAGACCATTGAAGGTTTGGAAGAATGA
- a CDS encoding endo-1,4-beta-xylanase, with amino-acid sequence MKKIIALLGILTLTVSCKTAGTATSDDTLKDAFKNKFYIGTAMSLPQIYEKDVKSVEIIKKQFSSIVAENCMKSMFLQPEEGKFFFDDADKFVAFGEKNKMFIIGHTLIWHSQLPKWFFVDKDGKDVSPEVLKQRMKNHITTVVTRYKGRVKGWDVVNEAIMEDGTYRKSKFYEILGEEFIPLAFQYAHEADPNAELYYNDYNEWHSGKVQTVSKMVQNLKSRGIRIDGVGMQTHVGLDTPSLDEYEKAIVAYAANGIKVNITEMEISALPSPWGTSANVSDKVEYEAKMNPYTARLPENVKTEWENRYLDFFRLFIKHQDKIRRVTLWGTTDAQSWKNDFPVKGRTDYPLLFDRNNQTKPVVEKIIQLTKEK; translated from the coding sequence ATGAAAAAAATAATAGCATTATTAGGAATTTTAACCCTCACTGTCTCATGCAAGACAGCAGGCACGGCGACTTCTGACGATACTCTGAAAGACGCATTCAAAAATAAATTCTACATCGGAACAGCGATGAGCCTTCCGCAGATTTATGAAAAGGATGTAAAGTCTGTTGAGATTATCAAAAAACAGTTCAGCTCCATCGTTGCCGAAAACTGTATGAAATCAATGTTTCTGCAGCCAGAAGAAGGAAAATTCTTTTTCGATGATGCCGATAAATTTGTTGCTTTTGGAGAGAAAAACAAAATGTTTATCATCGGTCATACGTTGATTTGGCATTCGCAGTTACCCAAATGGTTTTTCGTAGACAAAGACGGAAAAGACGTTTCTCCGGAAGTTTTAAAACAAAGAATGAAAAATCACATCACAACGGTGGTTACGAGATACAAAGGCCGTGTGAAAGGCTGGGATGTCGTCAACGAAGCCATCATGGAAGACGGAACTTACCGTAAAAGTAAATTTTATGAGATTCTTGGTGAAGAATTTATTCCCTTGGCATTTCAATATGCTCATGAAGCGGACCCAAATGCAGAACTTTATTACAACGATTACAACGAATGGCATTCAGGAAAAGTTCAGACCGTCAGTAAAATGGTTCAGAACCTGAAATCCAGAGGAATCCGAATCGATGGAGTAGGAATGCAGACTCACGTTGGTCTCGATACGCCATCACTTGATGAATACGAAAAAGCAATCGTAGCTTACGCAGCAAACGGCATAAAAGTAAATATTACCGAAATGGAAATCAGCGCACTTCCTTCACCTTGGGGAACTTCTGCCAACGTTTCAGATAAGGTAGAATACGAAGCAAAAATGAATCCTTACACAGCCAGACTTCCCGAAAATGTAAAAACAGAATGGGAAAACCGTTATCTGGATTTTTTCCGGTTATTCATCAAACATCAGGACAAAATCAGGAGGGTGACCTTGTGGGGAACTACCGATGCCCAATCCTGGAAAAACGATTTCCCGGTAAAAGGCAGAACCGATTACCCTTTACTTTTTGACCGTAACAATCAGACAAAACCTGTAGTGGAAAAAATTATTCAATTAACAAAAGAAAAATAA
- a CDS encoding MFS transporter yields the protein MNNSSQKISVVEKIGYSLGDLAANLVFQTLVTYLAYFYTDIYGLKPEDASIITLTVGLLAGFVFNPLIGALADRTRTKWGKFRPWILLTAIPLGAAALLAFSTPDFSYKGKMIYAAVTYSVLLLLYAANNLPYAALSGVITGDMGERNSISSYRFVAVMFAQFFVQVFMLPIILSAGHGDKAAGIEVVMTWLAIIGTVMLLITFFTTKERVIPKPEQESTLGADLKDLKKNKPWIIMLTVTALIFITLAMKGGSYVYYFNNYVDEASLQQFISPITNFFNSIGMNFFGEDPRSAGFGLFNAGGIIMMIVGITFSKKFADKYGKKDAFIASLFISTLFVLAFIFYPPKSVGLMFLSQILHGFFYGIGTPLLWAMIADVADYSEWKNNRRATAIIFSAMMVGLKVGLSIGSSLVAYIIGQYGYISSEGAMKVVQPESVSAGAKMLVSVFPSIPFFLACGLLMFYEINKKMEIKIEQDLKERRKAKD from the coding sequence ATGAACAACTCATCCCAAAAAATATCCGTTGTTGAGAAAATCGGCTACAGCTTAGGAGATCTGGCAGCTAATCTTGTTTTCCAGACGCTTGTAACGTATTTAGCTTATTTCTACACAGATATTTACGGATTAAAACCGGAAGATGCCTCCATCATTACACTCACCGTCGGCTTATTGGCTGGTTTTGTCTTTAATCCTTTAATTGGTGCTTTGGCAGACAGAACGCGCACAAAATGGGGAAAATTCCGTCCTTGGATTTTATTAACGGCCATTCCTTTGGGTGCAGCGGCGCTTTTGGCCTTTAGTACACCCGATTTTTCGTATAAAGGAAAAATGATTTACGCGGCAGTCACTTACTCTGTTTTATTATTGCTGTATGCCGCCAATAATTTACCTTATGCTGCTTTAAGTGGCGTGATTACAGGTGATATGGGTGAACGTAACAGTATTTCATCTTACCGTTTTGTAGCTGTAATGTTTGCGCAGTTTTTCGTTCAGGTATTTATGCTGCCTATTATTTTATCTGCAGGACACGGCGATAAAGCAGCCGGAATCGAGGTTGTAATGACCTGGCTGGCGATTATTGGAACGGTAATGTTGCTGATAACATTCTTCACCACAAAAGAAAGAGTCATTCCAAAACCGGAACAGGAATCTACTTTAGGTGCTGATTTAAAAGATTTAAAGAAAAACAAGCCGTGGATTATTATGTTAACGGTTACGGCGTTGATTTTCATTACATTGGCGATGAAAGGCGGTTCGTATGTTTACTATTTCAACAATTATGTAGACGAAGCTTCACTTCAGCAATTTATATCACCGATCACTAATTTCTTCAATTCTATCGGAATGAATTTCTTCGGAGAAGACCCTCGTTCAGCAGGTTTCGGATTGTTTAACGCAGGGGGAATCATTATGATGATTGTCGGGATTACTTTTTCCAAAAAATTTGCTGACAAATATGGTAAAAAAGATGCGTTCATCGCTTCATTGTTTATTTCAACTTTATTTGTACTGGCATTTATATTTTACCCGCCAAAATCAGTGGGATTGATGTTCTTGTCACAAATTTTACACGGTTTCTTCTACGGAATCGGAACACCCTTGCTTTGGGCTATGATTGCCGATGTTGCCGACTATTCCGAGTGGAAAAACAACAGACGCGCTACCGCAATTATTTTCTCGGCAATGATGGTTGGGTTAAAAGTTGGTTTAAGCATCGGAAGCTCATTAGTTGCCTATATTATCGGTCAGTACGGTTACATTTCCTCAGAAGGTGCAATGAAGGTTGTTCAGCCGGAAAGCGTGTCAGCCGGAGCAAAAATGCTGGTCAGCGTATTTCCGTCCATTCCGTTCTTTTTAGCGTGCGGATTGCTGATGTTTTACGAAATCAACAAAAAAATGGAAATCAAAATCGAACAGGATCTTAAAGAAAGAAGAAAAGCGAAAGATTAA
- a CDS encoding sialate O-acetylesterase — translation MKNRIFFKILILFVGSLCISFIEAKITLPALVSDGMVLQRNQKLNVWGKADAGEKVEVKFLNKNYKTIADPTGNWKITLPEQKAGGPYTMTINEITLKDILIGDVWLASGQSNMELPMRRLTPLYADEIKNANNQNIRFFTVPQKYNFKSPQTELDGGKWEATNPQTILNFSGVAYFFAKELSQKNKVAIGIIHASLGGSPIQAWMDENSLKKYPEYLDEAKKWQNDELIKSTESTEQAMSKAWYTELNQSDIGLNQYWENFDLNDSDWKTMQIPGSWEDKEGSFEGSVWFRKEINLTKNQAGKAAFLNLGRIKDADVTYINGTKVGNVTYEYPPRWYDIPAGVLKEGKNIIAVRITNGSGKGQFIADKPYYLEIEGNKIDLKTEWKYKIGAKMEKMAPGQTFIRWKPTGLYNAMINPLINYNIKGAIWYQGESNTGKPKEYGDLLTTMILDWRNKWNQKDMPFFTVQLANFMEPKTQPVESNWAELRDQQRQVSLSVPNTGLAVIIDLGEWNDIHPLNKKSVGDRLALQALKVADKKNIIADGPMYQSMKVEGNKIILSFKNGTDDFAPVSELKGFAIKGQDGKYEWAKAKIEGNRVIVWNDTVSSPVSVRYDWADNPDGNLKNKAGLPASPFTTE, via the coding sequence ATGAAAAACAGAATCTTTTTTAAAATATTAATTTTATTCGTAGGCTCATTATGCATTTCTTTTATTGAAGCCAAAATTACACTTCCGGCACTGGTTTCAGACGGAATGGTTTTGCAGCGTAACCAAAAACTGAATGTTTGGGGAAAAGCTGATGCAGGAGAAAAAGTGGAAGTGAAATTCCTCAATAAAAATTACAAAACCATCGCTGACCCAACCGGAAACTGGAAAATCACACTTCCCGAGCAGAAAGCCGGAGGTCCTTACACGATGACCATCAATGAAATCACATTGAAAGACATTCTCATAGGCGACGTCTGGCTGGCTTCCGGACAATCGAATATGGAGTTGCCGATGCGCAGACTGACTCCTCTTTATGCTGACGAAATTAAAAATGCAAATAATCAGAATATCAGGTTTTTTACGGTTCCTCAAAAATATAATTTTAAATCACCTCAGACCGAGCTTGATGGCGGAAAATGGGAAGCGACAAATCCACAGACGATTCTTAATTTTTCGGGTGTTGCTTATTTTTTCGCAAAAGAATTAAGCCAGAAAAATAAAGTGGCCATCGGTATTATTCACGCTAGTTTGGGTGGTTCTCCGATTCAGGCGTGGATGGATGAAAATTCTCTGAAAAAATACCCTGAATATCTGGATGAAGCGAAAAAATGGCAAAATGATGAGCTGATAAAGTCGACGGAATCTACCGAACAGGCAATGAGCAAAGCCTGGTACACAGAACTTAACCAGAGTGATATCGGACTGAATCAATACTGGGAAAACTTCGACCTAAACGATTCTGATTGGAAGACGATGCAGATTCCCGGTTCTTGGGAAGATAAAGAAGGTTCTTTTGAAGGTTCGGTTTGGTTTAGAAAAGAAATTAATTTAACTAAAAATCAGGCAGGAAAAGCCGCTTTTTTAAATTTAGGAAGAATAAAAGATGCCGATGTTACCTACATCAACGGAACAAAAGTAGGAAATGTAACTTATGAATATCCGCCACGTTGGTACGATATTCCTGCAGGCGTTTTAAAAGAAGGCAAAAACATCATTGCTGTAAGGATTACCAATGGAAGCGGGAAAGGGCAGTTCATCGCTGACAAACCTTATTATCTTGAAATTGAGGGAAATAAAATAGATTTAAAAACCGAATGGAAATATAAAATCGGAGCTAAAATGGAAAAAATGGCTCCAGGACAAACCTTCATTCGTTGGAAACCAACCGGACTGTACAATGCAATGATCAATCCTTTAATTAATTATAATATCAAAGGCGCCATTTGGTATCAGGGAGAAAGCAACACCGGAAAACCAAAAGAATACGGCGATCTGCTGACCACAATGATTTTGGATTGGCGAAATAAATGGAACCAGAAAGATATGCCTTTCTTCACAGTACAATTGGCAAATTTTATGGAACCAAAAACGCAGCCTGTAGAAAGCAATTGGGCAGAATTAAGAGACCAACAGCGTCAGGTTTCGCTATCAGTTCCGAATACCGGACTTGCCGTAATTATTGATTTGGGAGAGTGGAACGATATTCATCCTTTAAACAAAAAATCGGTTGGCGACAGATTGGCTTTGCAGGCATTGAAGGTTGCTGATAAAAAAAATATCATCGCAGACGGACCGATGTATCAGTCAATGAAAGTGGAAGGAAATAAAATTATTCTTTCCTTTAAAAATGGAACTGATGATTTTGCACCTGTTTCAGAGCTGAAAGGCTTCGCCATCAAAGGACAAGACGGAAAGTATGAATGGGCAAAAGCCAAAATCGAAGGCAACAGAGTTATCGTTTGGAATGACACCGTTTCAAGTCCTGTTTCAGTACGATACGACTGGGCAGACAATCCCGACGGAAACCTTAAAAACAAAGCCGGACTTCCCGCATCGCCATTTACAACAGAATAA
- a CDS encoding glycoside hydrolase family 127 protein, protein MNKTSVILLFGFTTIVFGQVKKNVSYFSLNKVHLSESVFSKAMQTDEKYILSMDADRLLAPYLKEAGLKPKKENYPNWENTGLDGHIGGHYLSALSLMYASTGDPKVKQRLDYMIDELERCQNLSGNGYLSGVPNGKKAWKEIADGNIRAATFGLNDRWVPLYNIHKIYSGLRDAYWYAGSEKAKKMLIKLTDWMADEVSGLSDEQIQDMLRSEHGGLNEVFADVYDITKNPKYLKLAHRFSHLAILNPLLNGEDKLTGIHANTQIPKVIGFKRIADLENNKEWSNAADFFWTNVTQKRSAIIGGNSVSEHFNPINDFSGMIKSIEGPETCNTYNMLKLSKELYATNPKSSYIDYYERALYNHILSTQNPEKGGFVYFTPMRPGHYRVYSQPETSFWCCVGSGMENHAKYGEMIYAYSDEDLYVNLFIPSILKWSEKKLVLRQENNFPENPSTKLVFDVASKSNINLKLRAPEWANASQITISLNNKNITVPVDAEGYFTIKRKWKKGDVIEMKMPMHLSAEQLPDHSDYFAFKYGPVVLAAKYGKENQDGLFADDSRGGHIAHGPQIPLNEIPTILGSSDSVLSHLETINGKDLTFRLKGLYPQNQFNDGLELVPFYKIQEERYIIYFPQANQDKIEMIQKQKIKEEEEIRKLDNITTDKIQLGEQQPESDHFIDSKDSNTGYMEDRHFREAKGWFSYQMRNKDKNAKYLYLLYFDANNNRTLNAEINGVKVISKNFEGKLGSSPQILLIPIPESESHKEILNVKFNTNEKSLTPKIIEVRLLTQMPDKN, encoded by the coding sequence ATGAACAAAACATCAGTGATATTACTTTTTGGCTTTACTACCATTGTCTTTGGGCAGGTAAAGAAAAATGTTAGCTACTTTTCGCTTAATAAAGTTCATTTGTCTGAAAGTGTATTCAGTAAGGCGATGCAGACAGATGAGAAATATATCCTGTCGATGGATGCCGATCGTCTTCTTGCACCCTATTTGAAAGAAGCAGGGCTAAAACCTAAAAAAGAAAATTATCCGAATTGGGAAAATACAGGACTGGATGGTCATATCGGAGGACACTACCTATCAGCTTTATCGCTGATGTACGCCTCGACGGGTGATCCGAAAGTCAAACAGCGTCTGGATTATATGATCGATGAGCTGGAACGTTGCCAGAATCTTTCAGGAAACGGCTATCTATCAGGAGTTCCGAACGGTAAAAAAGCCTGGAAAGAAATTGCCGATGGAAATATCAGGGCAGCAACTTTCGGGTTGAATGACAGATGGGTTCCGCTGTATAATATTCACAAAATATATTCAGGTTTACGCGATGCCTATTGGTATGCAGGCAGTGAGAAGGCAAAAAAGATGCTGATAAAACTCACTGATTGGATGGCAGATGAAGTTTCCGGACTTTCCGATGAACAGATTCAGGATATGCTTCGCAGCGAGCACGGCGGTTTGAATGAAGTTTTCGCTGATGTTTACGACATCACAAAAAATCCGAAATACCTCAAGCTTGCCCATCGTTTTTCACATCTCGCCATTTTAAACCCATTGCTTAATGGTGAAGACAAACTCACAGGAATCCACGCTAATACACAGATTCCGAAAGTGATTGGTTTCAAAAGAATTGCAGATTTGGAAAATAATAAAGAATGGAGTAATGCTGCCGATTTTTTCTGGACGAATGTCACGCAAAAAAGGTCAGCAATTATCGGAGGAAACAGTGTGAGCGAGCATTTCAATCCCATCAATGATTTCAGCGGAATGATTAAAAGTATCGAAGGTCCCGAAACCTGCAATACGTATAATATGCTGAAACTTTCCAAAGAATTGTATGCGACCAATCCAAAATCGTCTTACATAGATTATTACGAAAGAGCTTTATACAATCATATTCTTTCTACGCAAAATCCTGAAAAAGGTGGTTTTGTGTATTTTACACCGATGCGTCCCGGTCATTACAGAGTATATTCTCAGCCGGAAACCAGCTTTTGGTGTTGTGTAGGTTCAGGAATGGAGAATCACGCCAAATATGGTGAAATGATTTATGCATATTCTGATGAAGATTTGTATGTGAACCTTTTTATTCCTTCCATTTTAAAATGGTCAGAAAAGAAATTGGTTTTGAGACAGGAAAATAATTTCCCTGAAAATCCATCGACAAAATTAGTTTTTGACGTTGCTTCAAAATCAAATATAAATTTAAAATTAAGAGCACCGGAATGGGCAAATGCCTCTCAAATTACCATTTCATTAAATAATAAAAATATTACCGTTCCTGTAGATGCTGAAGGGTATTTTACCATCAAAAGAAAATGGAAGAAAGGAGACGTTATCGAAATGAAAATGCCAATGCACCTTTCCGCAGAACAGCTTCCTGACCATTCGGATTATTTTGCCTTCAAATATGGTCCTGTCGTTTTGGCTGCCAAATACGGAAAAGAAAATCAGGACGGACTTTTCGCCGATGACAGCAGAGGCGGACACATTGCGCACGGTCCGCAGATTCCTTTGAATGAAATTCCGACTATTTTGGGAAGTTCAGATTCTGTTTTAAGCCATTTGGAAACGATTAACGGAAAAGATCTGACCTTCAGATTAAAAGGATTGTATCCTCAGAATCAATTCAATGACGGATTAGAATTGGTTCCGTTTTATAAAATTCAGGAAGAACGTTACATTATTTATTTTCCGCAGGCGAATCAGGATAAAATTGAAATGATTCAGAAACAGAAAATCAAAGAAGAAGAGGAAATCAGAAAACTGGACAACATTACGACTGATAAAATTCAGTTGGGTGAGCAGCAGCCGGAATCCGACCATTTCATCGACAGCAAAGATTCCAATACCGGATATATGGAAGACCGCCATTTCCGTGAGGCAAAAGGCTGGTTCAGCTATCAGATGAGGAACAAAGATAAGAATGCAAAATACCTTTATCTTCTTTATTTCGATGCCAATAACAACCGGACTTTGAATGCGGAAATCAATGGAGTGAAGGTGATTTCTAAAAATTTCGAAGGAAAACTGGGCAGTTCTCCGCAAATATTATTAATCCCGATTCCTGAATCTGAGAGTCACAAGGAAATTCTAAATGTAAAATTTAATACAAATGAAAAATCTTTGACCCCGAAAATCATTGAAGTAAGATTATTGACCCAAATGCCAGATAAAAACTAA